In Anopheles arabiensis isolate DONGOLA chromosome 2, AaraD3, whole genome shotgun sequence, the genomic window GAATGGCCGGTGAAATGAAACGTACTCTAGtccagccaaaaaaaaaaaagtaactaACCTAAACATAAAACCCCCATGTGTTTGACTAAGCACCCCCATGCCCGGGATTGATAGTGTGCAGAGCTCACTAGCTAAGCTCGCTCGATCTCAATGCCCTggcttgtgttttgttgttgttgttgttgttgtgtgtgttcattCTTGTCTTACGCAACCCTGAAACCTCCGGGCTTCTGCTGAGCGCTAGCGGCGCAGCTTATCCCTTCTTGAACTTGAGCAGCAGTATACTAATGGTAAGGAAGATCACGATCCAGATGGCAGTGGAGGCGAAACCGATGTACACGTTCGGGTCCTCGATCAGCCAGCCGCGCTGCAGTATGGAGCGCAGCGATTCGGTCGATTTGGTGAGCGGTAGAAAGACGGAAAACACGCGCACCAGCGGATGCATGCCCTCGATCGGCCAGATGATGCCGCACAGCATGACGATCGGCAGGAAGCTGCCCATCGCCATGTACGTGGCGGAGCGCTCGTTATCACAGGAGCACGATACGACGAATCCTGTGCGGAAGGAAGGGAGAGTATTAggcggaaacaaaaaacattggtGAAACGGTTGTGTGGGTCAGCACTTACCGAAACACATGCCACACAGCCCGGTCAGGATGGTGAGCAGGATCACCCACACGATGTCGCCCCGATTCGTAAGGTTGAACACGGAGAAGCTAAACACCATGACGAGCGCGGTCTGGAAGCACATCACCAGGAACTGGGTGGTGACATGGGAGAACAGTATTTCTATACCGGTAATGCCGGACACGAGGCAACGCTCGAGAATGCCTTCGTTGCGCTCGATCAGCATGGCGCCGGAGGTAAGCGCAACggagaggaagaaaatgatGCTGCAACGAAAGTGAGCGATAAGATGAGTTTTGCGGAAGTAGAACAAGGCATTGAGAGGCTTACGTGAGAATGACACCGGGCGCCGCAAAGTCGGTAAAGTTCGGCTTCCGATCGCCGTAAACGGGCTTGTTCCACTGGAAGGGTATGCGCCCGTTCGACGGGTTCACCTCACAGTCGATCAGTATGTTTTCGATAAAGTCAAAGTAGGCATACTGGATGTCTCGGTACAGAAGCGTTCCTATTTGTTGATCTATTTGGTGAAAGAACAGCAAAATTAGCGTTATGAGTACCCCAAGAACTGACTGTAGCGACTTACTTGACATATCCATCGTCACGGCCAGATTGGCTGAGTCTATGGTGAAATCGTCCACATCGCGACCTCGTTCGGTACGCTCCACTAGCGAGTCGGAGTAGTTGGAAGCAAACACCAGTGCGCCCCATGCATTGCCCCTGCTGACTTGCTGTAACGCGTCACTTTCGGAGGAAAAGAGCTCCTGTGAAAGCAGAAATTGGTTTCGTTAGTGTACTGGGACGTTCAATTGCTCTTCTCAACTCTCTGCTCACCAATACAACGCTCCTATTCTTCAGGAACTCCATGTAGCGACAGCTGAGCAGTGAGTAGTTGCAGCCGGGATAGACTGGACAGTCCTGGAAGCTGTAGCCTGCCTCCTCGAGCTCGTAGTTGGCAACGGCCAGCTTCAAACCGACCGGATCGTGCCCGATCGCCCAGCAGAACAGAATGATCTGTGCTACCGGCAGTCCAATGATGAATGCCATCACACTGtgccagaaaaaaacaaaaacattgaagCTAGTTGAGGCTTTCCAACCCGTCTTCACCCTCATCACTACGCACCCGACGTTACGCCACATCCAGAGGAAGTTTTTCCAGATCAGTGCCCGCATATGGTTCGGCTTGATGAACTTCAAGTACTCGACGAGCGGCGTCTTGGTGTCCTCCTCCGGCGGCAACGGGGGCGCCTGTATTTCCGGCGTCACCGCGTCCGGTCCGCGCGATGACATCGAGATGTTGTCGCCGAACTCGCCAGATATTTCGCCATGGTCCTCCTCGGGCGACAGGTCCAGGGCCGGATTGCTGATGGCCGGTATGCGCACGTGCTCCACCACCTCCTGCGCGATCGACGAGCGTCTCCGCTTGCCCATGTTCTGCAGGACGGACAGCTTCAGAAACACGTCCTCGAGCGATTCCGCCTGGTACTGGGCGAGCAGGTCGGCCGGCGACTCCTCCGCCAGAAACTTGCCGCCGCGCATCAGCCCGATCACGTGCGCCTGGCGCGTCTCCTCGATGTAGTGCGTCGTCACGATCACGGTCGTGTTGCCGGACTTGGTAATCTCCACCAGATGGTCCCAGATGCTTTGCCGCAGCACCGGATCCACGCCGACGGTCGGCTCGTCCAGGATGAGCAGCTCCGGCTCGTTCAGCAGTGCGGCCGCCAGGCTCATGCGCCGCTGCTGCCCGCCGGACAGGTTTTTCACGAACCGCGACGCGTtcggcagctgcagcagcttgcACAGAAAGTCCGTCTTCTCGTCCACCTGGTCCGTGGTCATGCCGTAGATCCAGCCGAAGTAGATGAGCGTTTCGCGTATGGTAAACTCACCGTACAGCGCTACCTCCTGCGGCATGTAACCGACGCGCGGTCCGGGCACGCCGGAACCGCGCGACCCGGGCCGCCCACCCAGCACCCAGATTTCGCCCGAGTTGAGCCGGCGCCGGCCAACGATGCAGGAGAGCAGGGTCGTTTTACCGCAGCCCGATGCGCCCAACAGTCCGTAGCtggatggggggaggggaaacaACACGAGGGAGGTCAACATTAATCACAAGCTAATTAACGTACACCCGGGGACGCTCCGGGGACACACTTACATCGAGCCCTTCGGTACGGTCATGTTCAACCCGTCCAGGATGACGTTCGGGTTCTTTTTGGTGCCGTAGATTTTGTGCGCCCGTCGCACGCAGACGGCCTGCTGGCGCCGGATGGCCACGGTCGACGGTTGGGACATGAACTTTTTCCGTCTCGCCGCCAGATCGAGCTCTGTGTCGGTGGTGGACGGTTGGCCACTGCCGGTCGCCACCGGCGGAATGCCCTCCGACTCTGCGTCCATGGCGTCGTCAGTGGAGCTTTGGGGGTagggaaaaaatattcaattagTCACAGCTGGCAAGtgattgtgtttgctgttttcggGCGAGGAAACTATGCAGCCATCCCTAGGCAGAACTATTGCGGTCCGTGCCCGAGAATGCTGTAATCATGTCATCATCTTTTCCGGACTTTTGCCCCATCCAACGTATTGGACATTCGTGCGCTCGCTAACTGCGCATCAATTTATGGGCTGCGGTTCGCTGTCGGCGAGCAGTATGTGAGTGattcgtgtttgtgttgtgtaaaTTAACGCCGCTAATGGAATGGTTGGCCCGCTCGCAGCTTCACCTGcaacgcaacagcaacaaacctCCAACCAAACAGATCGCTGATTATCCTTCCCGTCGGGGAGTGCATCGGGTGCATTTTTTTGTCGTATTGTTTGCTGGACCGAAACGTTTGCACTTCATTCGATGCGTGTGCAGGAGCGGGAGGAAATATCAATTTAATTGCCGTTAATGAAGCTTGACGCgatgtttgtatgtttgtctAGGGTGCAATGTGTgtgagcgatagagagagagagagagagagagccgcaTTAACTGCATTAATGCAAATATCATTCGGTGCGGGCAACATATACAACGGCTGCACCCGGCGATCGGTGTCGGGAACAGAATGATGCGCGGGCGGAAATCAAAGCGTTTTCGGGAAGGTTTATTCAATGTTTTTGATATGGTTTGGTACTTGTGTTTGTAGAGTGGATGTGGGATATCGATAGTGTTTATTGGCTCGCAATGTGTATCAGCGCGTCTAGCTGATGAAAAGCGCTCGGTAGTAAATGATTTAACGGCATCTACGCGGAATAATTGTGATTTTTTGCACGGTTTTGGGAAAGTGAAGTTGAAAAACATATACCCAGAGtcattttatattgttttcttttatattcCACTCGAATAAATGGGCTCTGAAGTTAACTTTTCCACATGAAAGTTATTTAAATCATCGACGGGATGATTCGATAGAATAGACCTGATAAGTATGTTACAACATATAGCCTGGTTCATTTAAGCTACCTTACAAACGGTAAACAACAGGTCCCAACCATCTAAGCGCACACACGgtgcaaaaatcaacaacattcTACCACACGAGGGAGACACCCCGCTGTACACGGAAAGTTTGTGTCACGGCAAGTGGAGCCACTAGGCGCTCGGCGAACAAGAATGTGGCATTGTTTTACAACACAACGATTGCCGCAGAAAGTTCCTGAACTCGTGAATCGCTGTGCGCGGTCGTTGTTGCACCCCGGTCGATTGGCAACTCCGGCGGACGGTAATGCTGACCGGGACGAGGAGTTTTGCAAATGCCCGACGATGCAACACGCTAGGCCCAGCACGCTAAACTTTGAGCGTGTGAGAGATAGAACCGTACCGAACAACCTTGTGTAACGCTTGTGGAgagctggtggtgatggtggtggtggaggtgctgTTAGGGCCAGGGGCTAATAACTTACCGAACTGAACGCATTCGGTTGGGTTAGTTTGCATGAGTTAGGTGAGAAAGTGTATtgccttctctttttttttcgtaccaTTTTGGGTGTTTGTAGGCGCGTTCTTTTTGCACTGAGGCTGAGAAATGTACAAAATGTTCCGCCTTGTTTGCACCGTTTCGAAGGACGAGCTGGGGAGGGGTTTGGGTGGGAAAAGTTTCTAGAAACCCGAGGTTGCACTGTGGCTGTGCAATGTAGCGGGCAGGTTCAAGACCCTTTGAAGGGCTCTTGTACTGATGGAGTGATTGATATAAAAACGGTTTCAATTGAAATGATTGAACTGGGCGTTTGATATTGATGCGTTTCATTTTGCGTTTcaaattcaatcattttatGTGATTCAGATTGAAAGAAATTTTGGTAATTTTTTACCTTAAACTCAACAATCTTTGAtatgtttcaattaaattaattccCTTAGCTTAACAAAGTTTGGTAATTAAACTCGCGTAAACAGTTATTTTATGAATGGTAGTTCATCTTAAGTTAGAACTTATAGGATCTAATTTCTATATTAAACGCTTCAACGCTTCCAGCCCactaatttcattaaaacacgTATTTAATACCGTCTGGAATTTCAAGCATGATTCTCTCTTTTAATTTCGGTAACCGAAGTAAATTGTGAtaaattgcataaaaatatGTGTTTAGACAAGGAtagcaacaagaaaaaagattCATTGATAGTAATAATTCAACGACATTTGAAGACAGATGTCACAAATGCCTTAATGGCCGAACGGGGAGGTTCGTGGATTCGAACAACAGTACTTCGGTTGAATTCATCTAcgagaacaaaagaaaaatcgcTCTCAAAACTCGTTGGCAATAGGACCGTCGTTCTGTCGTACCAGGAGGACATTAGCCCTCAGAATTGAGTGTCCGGATCTTAACTtagattaaaaacaaacaaaataaaatgcagTGTGTGCGTTAAAGTCATGACTGTTGACGAACTTTGGTGGCTATCcgaaaattcaatcaaaacgaTCGTAGTATGAAACATGAAGTCGAAACTGTACGTAATATGAGTCAATATATCGTTGtaattttatgcatttttgcatttttgattaaaataattggAAATCTTCTATTTTTACTGAAATTTAGAAGGTTTGTTAGAAAACCTGAAATTTAGAAGGTTCAGTTAACTGAGGTATACAGTGCTGTGGCcgattaaatttgaattagtAAGAAAATATGAACTGCCAAAATGTCTTAAGTGTCCGTAATTTGAAGCAGTACGATAACTATGATAATAAAAGTTACTAGTTGATATACTCATTAGATTTCACTGCAATATGTTTATGTAATCttatttcaaaccaaaaaacaactcCCAGCATGGATAATTCATCAAAGGTATTGGGAAACCATAAACTTTTCGTGACAACTTTTCCCAATAAGAACATGCAATCAATTTATTAGTTCGCCAACAGTTTGATACGGTAGCTTGTGGAGCAAAAAACATTGATGATGAGAAAAGGTTTCAAAGTGTGCCGTTCTAGCCACATTTCCCCCTCGGTCCATAATTCCACCAATATGCAAATCCACATCTCTCGCTTCAAAGTGCACTCTAGTACATGTGTAGCAGAGGAGCAACTTAAAACACAAATACTGATGCACATCACCGATCGCACTTCATCGCGGCATCGGAAGTACTTTTGACGGGCGGGGTTTGCCTGTACTCTTGTGTGTGATGGGGCAGGATGCCcagcgaaagagaaagaaagttgCAACCACCGGAAACATCAACGCTCCCTTGCCTCCCGGCAACGGCAAGCAAGAGAGAGGGGAAaagttttttaattgaattaaatcgtGTTTCCGCAGCCGCGTGCTTCACGAATTGCTCACGGCGATGGTGCTGCACGGATCGAATGGAAATTGCATGTTGCAGTGGGGTTCTTTGTGCGGTACGATTCCGTGAATAGGGACGCTGGTGGCAGTCCTTGGCCGTAGCTCGATTAGCTGTACTTTGGTGAAGTTGGTTGATTGATGCAAACAGTGGAGTGACTTCCACTGTGGATGCCCGAGCCTGAAGGGATGTTGGAAAACTACTGAAATGTGTTTGCTATTCAACGTCTCCCTTCCGCCAACCATTTCTGGGTGCACGCGGGGTGGCACACAGCGAGTGCAAGGAGTTTCATTCATCGAGCAAGGCAACAGTTCAATGTCATGATCATACGGCTACGGTACCGGTTATGTAAATGCCGTCACCCAAGTACCTATGACAGTGTGTCAGTGTGCAAGCCACGTAATTAGCTGACCGTACAGCGAGGCGCAGGTGCAAGGGGCAGGTGTCACACGGGGCGTCTCAAATTTGCGTCTTTTTCGCTCAGATCAATCTCTGCTCCGGCGTGCCGTGGCATATCGGGACGGTTCTATGCCATCGGGGTAATTATCTTCTCTCCCCTCTCTTGCCCTCTGTGCTAGCGCTGGCCATGGTCAGGGTTGGAGCAGGCGTCACCCACTGGTTAGCGTTCGGAGTGAGCTGATGTTAGACATTGACCCTTCCAAGGAAAGGTGGAAGGTGTCCGTCACCTTCCCGCCTCGACTGGTCATATTTATCGAATTAATTCGGGTAATTgcccgtgttttttttgccgagCTCTCCTATGCGCGCTCACCACACGTAACAGGCGGGTCAACTTCCGCCAGCGCTGCTGATGATATACTACTACCCATCCCGCAAGGTGTGATCGTT contains:
- the LOC120894596 gene encoding ABC transporter G family member 20; this translates as MDAESEGIPPVATGSGQPSTTDTELDLAARRKKFMSQPSTVAIRRQQAVCVRRAHKIYGTKKNPNVILDGLNMTVPKGSIYGLLGASGCGKTTLLSCIVGRRRLNSGEIWVLGGRPGSRGSGVPGPRVGYMPQEVALYGEFTIRETLIYFGWIYGMTTDQVDEKTDFLCKLLQLPNASRFVKNLSGGQQRRMSLAAALLNEPELLILDEPTVGVDPVLRQSIWDHLVEITKSGNTTVIVTTHYIEETRQAHVIGLMRGGKFLAEESPADLLAQYQAESLEDVFLKLSVLQNMGKRRRSSIAQEVVEHVRIPAISNPALDLSPEEDHGEISGEFGDNISMSSRGPDAVTPEIQAPPLPPEEDTKTPLVEYLKFIKPNHMRALIWKNFLWMWRNVGVMAFIIGLPVAQIILFCWAIGHDPVGLKLAVANYELEEAGYSFQDCPVYPGCNYSLLSCRYMEFLKNRSVVLELFSSESDALQQVSRGNAWGALVFASNYSDSLVERTERGRDVDDFTIDSANLAVTMDMSNQQIGTLLYRDIQYAYFDFIENILIDCEVNPSNGRIPFQWNKPVYGDRKPNFTDFAAPGVILTIIFFLSVALTSGAMLIERNEGILERCLVSGITGIEILFSHVTTQFLVMCFQTALVMVFSFSVFNLTNRGDIVWVILLTILTGLCGMCFGFVVSCSCDNERSATYMAMGSFLPIVMLCGIIWPIEGMHPLVRVFSVFLPLTKSTESLRSILQRGWLIEDPNVYIGFASTAIWIVIFLTISILLLKFKKG